TCATAGAGCGAAGAAGAGGGAGTTGAGTGCGATACGTATTCCATACTTCGCGAAGTTCGGGCGGGATGTCGTCGTCCCAACCGCAATTCTTCAACCATAGGCGTTGCATCATTATTTTTGCTACGATGACTACAGGAGCGGCCCAACCCAGGGGATCATAAAATCGCGCGATAGTCGATAGGACTTCCCGTTTAGTTGTCGGAAGATCATGAGTAATCTGAACTTCGAAGCGAAAAGAATCGGTTTCGGGATTCCATATTATTCCGAGGACTTTCAAGTTATCATCGGGTGATAGCGGTTTGCTCACAGCAAGACCATGATCGGTGGGATCAATGTCTTCAATTAGCGCGGAGTCATTACTAGCCCACTTCCGCAATGTAAACCCTCCTGCTTTGAGCAGGGCGGTGACTTGGTCGCGAGTTTGTCGCGCTCGATTCGGATCATCCGCGCCAAACACGCAGTCATCAACGTAAATCTGATCGCGGAGGACTGACAGCGCGAGAGGATATTTGGACCCTTCGTCCCGCGCAAGTTGTTGTAGCACATGTAACGCGAGATAGGGTGCGGGAGCCGTACCGTACGTGACGGTCAGGAGTCGGAAATGTTGGAACGGAACTGAGGGAGAGTTTCGCCACAAAATCCGTTGATAATCAACATCTCTGGGATCGATGAGGATTTGCCTGTACATTTTTGCGATGTCAGCGATAAAAACATATCGGTAACGGCGCCATCGTAGAATGACAGCGGCTAGATCCGTTTGTAGTTTGGGTCCGATCAGTAAGTGATCGTTTAACGAGGTCCCATTTCCTGTTTTCGCGGACGCATTAAATACGACTCGAAGTCGGGTCGTAGCGCTGTGCTCTCGAATAACCGCGTGATGTGGTATGTATACTGTTTGATTTGACGGGGCTGGTTGGTCTTTAATCTCGACCATGTGTCCGAGCGTCTCGTATTCGGATAAGAATTTCGAATATTCCGCGAAATGTTCTGTAGTTCGTTGCAGACGATTCTCCTGTCTTTTGAACATATTCATGACCGCGGGAAGTGATGGTCCAATATGAATTGGAGGCCCCTCGATAAATGGTAACCGAACGATGTATTGTCCCGTCGAAGTTCGCGCATGCGTGCGTTGGAAATGCTCTTCACATTTTAATTCGGCGGGAGAGAGACGCGTAACAGACGGTAATTCCTCTACTTCCCAAAATCGACGAAGCTCGGTATCTAAGTTCTCCGATACGTTACAATGGAAGTTCCCGAATGTAGCCGGGCCAGTTGCTAATGGAACGGGGCCGGAAAGAATCCAGCCTAACGTCGTATTTTGCGCTGTAGGCTCGTTATCTGTCCCTTTGCGTAACCCATCCAATAGGAGTAATCCGTAGTGATCAGCACCGATAATTAACTCTATTGGATCATTACTGAAGGGGTTTTCGTCCGCCAATGTCAGATCTCGAATATGCGAGAGCGGGTGAGCGGTAATCACACGACTAGGTAGGTAGTTCGACAAAGATCTCAGAACGTAAGCGGTGATAGAGTATACCGCATCGGTGTGGCATGATGCGACGGTACACGTTGTTGTCGAGTGACACGCAATCGCATTATTACCGATTCCGGTGATACTCACCGCGACGCGAGACCGCGGAAGTCGCAACCGTTGAGTTAAATTTTCCGAAATTATTGACACGACCGAACCCTGATCGAGCAAAGCTCGGACCTTTTCGGAACGGCCCGATGGTGATTGCAATTCGATCCATGCCGTCGCGAGCAGTACTTGTTGTGACGCGGTGATTCGAGGAACGGAACAAGACGCGATAAGAGCGGTAACATGGTTATCGACGGGTACTGTTACCGGCGCGGTATCGGTCGCTGACGCGTGCCTGTGCGATGGCGCGGTCGAATTTTCGAAGTGTAACAAGGTATGATGTCGCTTGTTGCAAATGTGACAGTTATATGAActggaacaatttttaaatgagtGATGTGGACTCAAGCAATTTATGCATCGGTTAGTTCCCTTTACGAAATCGAATCGTTGCGTGGCGGATTTACTTttgaatgcagaacattttccgAGTGTATGATTCTCTTTACAGAGGTCACACACGCTTTTGGAGATCGCGGTGTTGTGTAAACACGTGGCACGAACGCGACTCGATTTCGCTGTCGCAGATTCCGGTGTTCGTGATATAGTTTCCGACGTGGATGGCGCGATGATCCCTAACGCGCGCACTCGTGCTTGTAAGAACGTATCGAGGTCAGAAAACTTCGGGCACTGCGTATCGTTACCCAGATGCAACTCCCAGGCTTTACGCGACTCGGAATCTAACTTGTTTGTAACAAAGAAAACAAACCAATCATCCCATGCGTCGACCGGACGTTCGAGTTTTGTTAACGCTTTAATTGCTATATTGGCTTTATCACGTAGACGTCGCAGTAGCGCTGCATCTTCCGAACAAACTTGTGGAAGGTCATGTAACGTTTGCAAATGTGTTGCTACTAGTAACCGTTTATTTTCGTATTGCTCGACAAGAAGACCCCACGCGACGGTGAATCCGGCGTCGGTAATAGCAATATTCGTGATGAGATCACTCGCTTCCCCGTTTACGCACGACAATAGATATTGGAATTTAGATACGTTTGACAGACCTCGACGTTGGATGATTATCGCTTGGAAGCGATCTCGGAAAGTCTCCCACTCACTTATGGCTCCGGAAAATGACGGAAGATTCATCGTAGGAAGGCGATTTCCGGCATCGTCGAGATGTGACGCAGGCGTTGCAGGCGTAATTGCAGTTGCAGCTACGGGAGGCTCTTGACTGGTCAGCTCCCATTTAGAGAGCGCGTCCGCCATGAAGTCGGATGTCCTCACGTATATCTCGTTCAACTCCAAGTAGCGATCGTTGATGAAGTAGTCAAGCTTGGACCGATCAGCATCCGTGGCCACAGCAGCGAGTTCTTTATTGATGAGTTTGCATTCAGCAAAGGACTCGCTCAATTTTAGCATTCTATTTCGAATCGTCGCGGCCGTTAGATTAGTTTTGCCAATCTTCTTGAAATTCTCAAGAGCACGTTCAACAACACGAAAGGCGTCGATTTGTTGTCGAAGCAACGTCTTGAGGTCGCCCATGGTCGTAGCTGTTGTTACTTTTACACCTTCCATTTGAAACGTGGTCCAACCGTTTTAGTCCGTTGCACGAATTTTGCTTGCTTCTTCGCTTGTTTAACTCGTCAATTGCACtgcaatccggctcgaaggaccattaTGTTTATGCACACACTTGTAAGAGGATAACTGGAAGTATCCTGACAAGGATATACAGTGATCGACGAAGGAGGAAGAACTAAACACTTTTCCGATTCACTTTAGCACAATCAGAGTTCGTTTATTCACTGATACTAGCGATTGAACGCGCCGTAACAAGATTGTTTGAGAAACGTGCGTTAGTACAATACTGAATACTGACTCCGGAAGTTTAGAGTCCGCGTGCGTTGAACAACTGGAATACAGCGTAACGGCGATGGGCGCGTGTGTTTTGCCACGAGTGGTCTCGAAGGAACAGGTCGTAGTCCGCTGTGTCGAAGACAATCATCCGAATGTTATGAAGATGAGCGGTTGACACACAATTTTCGTCATAAAGTCGAGTAGCGCTGTCGCGACGCCGAATTGTGTAACGACTTGTGTGGAACTACAGTTAGCCGGGAGTTCGAATACTGaacagactacattatcctaacaactagtcaattcactcataagagcacgtcaagataaaattgactaacatcttacattctaatacatctactacgcctcgaagttattgaacccacgctcgccacactctgcactggatttcgaggaatttttcgaaccacaccagttttggttctgacgaaaggaacaactcttctcacctgtgcaggaattattagatccctctgtacaatcgttctcggctcatccacagcttcccctcgaaaacgttcattcattatccgcattgcacgttgcttatgatgcctagcggtttgtcttaggatcttgtccgccctacagacatttaaccatttccgtgacacttgagcagcgcaaagcagagacttaggctccaacttgcgtagaatcagctgggatatctccggcgggagttcagaaatgaaatccaacttggcaggttccagtagtcctagcgcacggaggaaagacctgaagaactccatgttgccgctgcagcgtcaggatctcgaatgatctactgttccaaattttgggtttatatacccttggttacggttgatcgcctgttccggttcggtgacccgaccaatcaggatcgagctcggatgaatttatgtttgtcattgttatgttaacttgctgttgagtgcacgcatctggaaataaatcgttgaacttgttcgccgtatatcaaactctagggaaatgtttctgtttggaataccttatgaaaatgtttcattttggaatacgccatgaaatatgtagataacataaatttacatcttaagatgttttctttcaatgacatag
The Lasioglossum baleicum unplaced genomic scaffold, iyLasBale1 scaffold0023, whole genome shotgun sequence DNA segment above includes these coding regions:
- the LOC143219325 gene encoding uncharacterized protein LOC143219325; this encodes MEGVKVTTATTMGDLKTLLRQQIDAFRVVERALENFKKIGKTNLTAATIRNRMLKLSESFAECKLINKELAAVATDADRSKLDYFINDRYLELNEIYVRTSDFMADALSKWELTSQEPPVAATAITPATPASHLDDAGNRLPTMNLPSFSGAISEWETFRDRFQAIIIQRRGLSNVSKFQYLLSCVNGEASDLITNIAITDAGFTVAWGLLVEQYENKRLLVATHLQTLHDLPQVCSEDAALLRRLRDKANIAIKALTKLERPVDAWDDWFVFFVTNKLDSESRKAWELHLGNDTQCPKFSDLDTFLQARVRALGIIAPSTSETISRTPESATAKSSRVRATCLHNTAISKSVCDLCKENHTLGKCSAFKSKSATQRFDFVKGTNRCINCLSPHHSFKNCSSSYNCHICNKRHHTLLHFENSTAPSHRHASATDTAPVTVPVDNHVTALIASCSVPRITASQQVLLATAWIELQSPSGRSEKVRALLDQGSVVSIISENLTQRLRLPRSRVAVSITGIGNNAIACHSTTTCTVASCHTDAVYSITAYVLRSLSNYLPSRVITAHPLSHIRDLTLADENPFSNDPIELIIGADHYGLLLLDGLRKGTDNEPTAQNTTLGWILSGPVPLATGPATFGNFHCNVSENLDTELRRFWEVEELPSVTRLSPAELKCEEHFQRTHARTSTGQYIVRLPFIEGPPIHIGPSLPAVMNMFKRQENRLQRTTEHFAEYSKFLSEYETLGHMVEIKDQPAPSNQTVYIPHHAVIREHSATTRLRVVFNASAKTGNGTSLNDHLLIGPKLQTDLAAVILRWRRYRYVFIADIAKMYRQILIDPRDVDYQRILWRNSPSVPFQHFRLLTVTYGTAPAPYLALHVLQQLARDEGSKYPLALSVLRDQIYVDDCVFGADDPNRARQTRDQVTALLKAGGFTLRKWASNDSALIEDIDPTDHGLAVSKPLSPDDNLKVLGIIWNPETDSFRFEVQITHDLPTTKREVLSTIARFYDPLGWAAPVVIVAKIMMQRLWLKNCVRVTRAERAFLHCGVDYAGPIPVRTTSGRGHKSTKAYIALFVCMTTRAVHIELVGSYTTAAFMACYDRFSSRRGLPVAMYSDNGTTFQGADREVTAAFRAATRDPTVRNMLASDQVAWHFIPPSAPHFGGLWEAGIRSLKYHLKRVIGATTLTFEELTTVLSQIEACMNSRPIAPSSDNLDDYTALTPGHFLIGTAITTVPSASLLDVHDSRLTRWQLLRKLYESVWKAWSTDYLHSLQQRPKWHTANRLATYSNSRLTVVPHKSLHNSASRQRYSTL